The following are encoded together in the Bradyrhizobium sp. CCGUVB1N3 genome:
- a CDS encoding CaiB/BaiF CoA-transferase family protein, giving the protein MLDQSAQDKSEGSSVRASGPLAGFRIVEFAGIGPGPFACMLLADMGAEVVTLDRLGAKKSMKSVAGRGRKVIELDLKDKAAIGQVLDLLASADALIEGFRPGVMERLGLGPDVVLARNPKLVYGRMTGWGQEGPLANAAGHDINYISITGALAAIGTKDAPVPPLNLVGDFGGGALYLVVGVLAALLEAQRSGKGQVVDTAMCDGAASLMSFFFDMTAMGRWTEGRDQNFLDGGAHFYGTYECACGHFISIGSIEPQFYALLRQHAGLTDADFEAQMDRKAWPALKEKLKAVFKSKTREDWCSIMEGTDICFAPVLTMAEATKHPHMVARNVFVERHGVKQPAPAPRFSRTPSVVREPEAAEIGAVTSAWKAGR; this is encoded by the coding sequence GTGCTCGATCAATCAGCCCAAGACAAATCAGAAGGCTCTTCCGTCCGCGCCTCCGGCCCGCTCGCAGGTTTCCGCATCGTCGAATTCGCCGGCATCGGCCCCGGCCCGTTCGCCTGCATGCTGCTCGCCGACATGGGCGCCGAAGTCGTCACGCTCGATCGCTTGGGCGCGAAGAAGAGCATGAAGTCGGTGGCCGGCCGCGGCCGCAAGGTGATCGAGCTCGACCTGAAGGACAAGGCGGCGATCGGGCAAGTCCTCGATTTGCTCGCGAGCGCGGACGCGCTGATCGAAGGTTTTCGTCCGGGCGTGATGGAGCGGCTCGGGCTCGGGCCCGACGTCGTGCTCGCGCGCAACCCAAAACTCGTCTACGGCCGCATGACCGGCTGGGGTCAGGAAGGTCCGCTGGCGAATGCGGCGGGCCACGACATCAATTACATCTCTATTACTGGCGCGCTGGCTGCGATCGGCACGAAGGACGCACCGGTGCCGCCGCTCAACCTGGTCGGCGATTTCGGCGGCGGCGCGCTTTATCTCGTGGTCGGCGTGCTTGCGGCGCTCCTGGAAGCGCAAAGGTCCGGCAAGGGCCAGGTGGTCGACACCGCGATGTGTGACGGCGCGGCGTCGCTGATGTCGTTCTTCTTCGACATGACCGCGATGGGCCGCTGGACCGAAGGCCGCGACCAGAACTTCTTGGACGGCGGCGCGCATTTCTACGGCACCTATGAATGCGCCTGCGGCCATTTCATCTCGATCGGCTCGATCGAGCCGCAATTCTACGCGCTGCTGCGGCAACACGCCGGGCTCACTGACGCCGATTTCGAGGCGCAGATGGACCGCAAGGCCTGGCCGGCGCTGAAGGAGAAGTTGAAGGCCGTGTTCAAGAGCAAGACGCGCGAGGACTGGTGCAGCATCATGGAAGGCACCGACATCTGCTTCGCCCCGGTGCTGACGATGGCGGAGGCGACGAAGCATCCGCACATGGTCGCGCGCAACGTCTTCGTCGAGCGCCACGGCGTGAAGCAGCCCGCCCCCGCGCCGCGGTTCTCGCGCACGCCGTCAGTGGTTCGGGAGCCTGAGGCTGCGGAGATCGGTGCGGTGACGAGCGCGTGGAAGGCGGGGCGGTAG
- a CDS encoding xanthine dehydrogenase family protein subunit M, with amino-acid sequence MYQTTYHRASSVDEAAALFAKGSEAKYLSGGQTLLPVMKQRLASPSDVIDLAKIKELIGVDASGDTLTIKAATPHYDVATSDAAKKAIPAVAYLASLIGDPAVRYRGTIGGSLANNDPAADYPAAVLALGATIKTNKRSIAADDYFKGLFATALEDGEIITAVSFPVPAKAGYAKFPHPASRFALTGVFVAQTRSGDVRVAVTGASQSGVMRVGAIEAALKANWAASAIDGVSIPSSGLLSDLHGSSDYRANLIKVMAQRAVAAAG; translated from the coding sequence ATGTACCAGACCACTTATCATCGCGCCTCCTCCGTCGACGAGGCCGCCGCTCTGTTCGCCAAGGGCAGCGAGGCAAAATATCTCTCCGGCGGCCAGACGCTGCTGCCGGTGATGAAGCAGCGGCTCGCCAGCCCCTCCGACGTGATCGACCTTGCGAAGATCAAGGAGCTGATCGGCGTTGATGCTTCCGGCGACACGCTGACAATCAAGGCCGCGACGCCGCATTACGACGTCGCGACCAGCGACGCCGCGAAGAAGGCGATCCCGGCGGTTGCGTATCTGGCTTCGCTGATCGGCGATCCCGCGGTGCGCTATCGCGGCACGATCGGCGGCTCGCTCGCCAACAACGATCCGGCCGCCGACTATCCGGCAGCAGTGCTGGCACTGGGTGCGACGATCAAGACCAACAAGCGCTCGATCGCGGCGGACGACTACTTCAAGGGCCTGTTCGCGACCGCCCTTGAGGACGGCGAGATCATCACCGCCGTGTCGTTCCCGGTTCCGGCGAAGGCGGGCTACGCAAAATTCCCGCACCCGGCCTCGCGCTTCGCACTGACCGGCGTGTTCGTTGCCCAGACCAGGTCGGGCGATGTCCGCGTCGCCGTGACCGGCGCCTCGCAGAGCGGCGTGATGCGCGTTGGCGCCATCGAAGCCGCGCTGAAGGCGAACTGGGCCGCGAGCGCGATCGACGGCGTCTCGATCCCGTCGAGCGGGCTGCTCTCGGATCTCCACGGCTCGTCCGACTACCGCGCCAATCTGATCAAGGTGATGGCGCAGCGCGCGGTGGCTGCGGCGGGCTGA
- a CDS encoding xanthine dehydrogenase family protein molybdopterin-binding subunit — MGVEGIGASVVRKEDKRFITGKGRYVDDVKLPGMTYAHFIRSPHAHAKVKGIDASAALKLPGVVAVLNGKQIVDDKVGNLICGWAITSKDGSPMKMGAWPAMAPETVRFVGQAVAVVIAESKNLARDAAEAVVVDYEELPAVANVTDAIKAGAPQLHPEAPGNQIYDWVIGDENAVNDAFSKAANVVKLDLTNNRLAPNPMEPRSAVADYNEAEEHFTLYTTSQNPHVARLVLSAFYNIAPEHKLRVIAPDVGGGFGSKIYIYPEEMVALWASKKTGRPVKWTGDRTEAFLTDAHGRDHVTHAEMAFDANNKITGLKVKTYANFGAYMSLFSSAVPTYLYATLLSGQYVIPAIHAEVVAVYTNTTPVDAYRGAGRPEASYLVERMMETAARQLKVDPAELRKKNFITQFPYQTPVIMAYDTGDFNASLDAAMKAIDYAGFAGRKAQAKAQGKLRGIGVSCYIEACGIAPSKAVGSLGAGVGLWESAEVRVNPVGTIEVLTGSHSHGQGHETAFAQLISERLGVPISQVSIVHGDTDKVQFGMGTYGSRSAAVGLTAILKAVEKVESKAKKIAAHQLEASEADIVIENGELKVTGTDKAIALPMVALAAYTAHNLPDGMEPGLKESAFYDPSNFTFPAGAYICELEVDPGTGKTSFVNFVAADDFGRLINPMIVEGQVHGGLAQGIGQALLEHAVYDANGQPITASFMDYTMPRADDLPSFKLSHTTTLCPGNPLGIKGCGEAGAIGASAAVINAITDAIGKNNLEMPATPDRVWRTIHAA; from the coding sequence GGCAAGGGCCGGTATGTCGACGACGTCAAGCTACCGGGCATGACCTATGCCCATTTCATCCGCAGCCCCCACGCGCATGCCAAGGTGAAGGGCATCGACGCCTCCGCGGCGCTGAAGCTGCCGGGCGTCGTCGCCGTGCTCAACGGCAAGCAGATCGTCGACGACAAGGTCGGCAACCTCATCTGCGGCTGGGCCATCACCTCCAAGGACGGCAGCCCGATGAAGATGGGGGCATGGCCGGCGATGGCGCCGGAGACGGTGCGCTTCGTCGGCCAGGCCGTCGCCGTCGTGATCGCCGAGAGCAAGAACCTGGCGCGTGACGCCGCCGAAGCCGTGGTCGTCGACTATGAGGAACTGCCGGCTGTCGCGAACGTGACCGACGCGATCAAGGCCGGCGCACCTCAACTCCATCCCGAGGCACCCGGCAACCAGATCTATGACTGGGTCATCGGCGACGAGAATGCCGTGAACGACGCCTTTTCGAAGGCGGCCAACGTGGTGAAGCTTGATCTCACCAACAACCGCCTCGCGCCGAATCCGATGGAGCCGCGCTCGGCGGTTGCCGACTACAACGAGGCGGAAGAGCACTTCACGCTCTACACGACATCGCAGAACCCGCACGTCGCGCGCCTCGTGCTGTCGGCCTTCTACAACATCGCGCCCGAGCACAAGCTGCGCGTGATCGCGCCCGATGTCGGCGGCGGCTTCGGCTCCAAGATCTACATCTACCCCGAAGAGATGGTGGCGCTGTGGGCCTCGAAGAAGACCGGCCGTCCGGTGAAGTGGACCGGCGACCGCACCGAGGCCTTCCTCACCGACGCACATGGCCGCGACCATGTCACGCATGCGGAGATGGCGTTCGACGCCAACAACAAGATCACCGGCTTGAAGGTGAAGACCTACGCCAATTTCGGCGCCTACATGTCGCTGTTCTCCTCGGCGGTGCCGACCTATCTCTACGCGACGCTGCTGTCGGGCCAGTACGTCATCCCGGCGATCCATGCCGAGGTGGTCGCCGTCTATACCAACACCACGCCGGTCGATGCCTATCGCGGCGCGGGCCGGCCCGAGGCAAGCTACCTGGTCGAGCGGATGATGGAGACGGCGGCGCGGCAGTTGAAGGTCGATCCGGCCGAGCTGCGCAAGAAGAACTTCATCACCCAGTTCCCGTACCAGACGCCGGTCATCATGGCCTATGACACCGGCGATTTTAACGCCTCGCTCGATGCCGCCATGAAGGCGATCGACTATGCCGGCTTCGCAGGCCGCAAGGCGCAGGCGAAGGCGCAAGGCAAGCTGCGCGGCATCGGCGTCTCCTGCTACATCGAGGCCTGCGGCATCGCGCCGTCGAAGGCGGTCGGTAGCCTGGGCGCCGGCGTCGGCTTGTGGGAGTCCGCCGAGGTGCGCGTCAACCCGGTCGGCACCATCGAGGTATTGACCGGCTCGCACAGCCACGGCCAGGGCCATGAGACGGCGTTCGCCCAGCTCATTTCGGAACGCTTAGGGGTTCCCATCAGCCAGGTCTCGATCGTCCATGGCGACACCGACAAGGTGCAGTTTGGCATGGGCACCTACGGCTCGCGCTCCGCGGCGGTCGGGCTTACCGCGATCCTGAAAGCCGTCGAGAAAGTCGAATCCAAGGCCAAGAAGATCGCGGCCCACCAGCTGGAAGCGTCGGAGGCCGACATCGTCATCGAGAACGGCGAGCTCAAGGTCACCGGCACCGACAAGGCGATCGCGCTGCCGATGGTCGCCCTTGCGGCCTACACCGCGCACAACCTGCCTGACGGGATGGAGCCGGGCCTGAAGGAAAGCGCCTTCTATGACCCCTCCAACTTCACCTTCCCGGCCGGCGCCTATATCTGCGAGCTTGAGGTCGATCCCGGCACCGGCAAGACGTCGTTCGTCAACTTCGTGGCGGCCGACGATTTCGGGCGCCTGATCAACCCGATGATCGTCGAAGGCCAGGTTCACGGCGGCCTTGCGCAAGGCATCGGGCAGGCGCTGCTCGAGCACGCGGTCTATGACGCCAACGGACAACCGATCACGGCCTCGTTCATGGACTACACCATGCCGCGCGCCGATGACCTGCCGTCGTTCAAGCTCAGCCACACCACGACGCTCTGCCCGGGCAATCCCTTGGGCATCAAGGGATGCGGCGAGGCCGGCGCGATCGGCGCGTCCGCTGCCGTGATCAACGCGATCACGGACGCGATCGGCAAAAACAACCTGGAAATGCCCGCAACCCCGGACCGGGTGTGGCGCACGATCCACGCGGCTTGA